A DNA window from Candidatus Sulfidibacterium hydrothermale contains the following coding sequences:
- a CDS encoding homoserine kinase, with protein sequence MTAETLMAETWPRYSLGKIRHTQRLQQGFANENYRVTSEKGIFLFRIYRQQPVEHVTKEHRMLAVLQAHHFPSAFPVPDKNGNTLQVFGTLPVAVFPFIAGTIPQLNEQTTAEIARTLARLHTIPPGTVPFKENVLAAKEVEKLTTRFPHRHPFLQSVINNFLRQWKETKPFLQEKLPTGLIHGDLFPDNTLFSDNQLLAIIDFEEYGIDSLLFDVAMTMNGFCFMDNQPQLRLLKHFLKAYESLRPFTVTEKKLLFPYLRYTALAMASWHLRYHLLQRPDTKQEKRVWELLERADQIEKYADYL encoded by the coding sequence ATGACGGCAGAAACGCTGATGGCAGAAACCTGGCCCCGCTACTCGCTGGGGAAGATTCGCCATACCCAGCGGCTTCAACAGGGTTTTGCCAACGAAAACTATCGTGTAACTTCTGAAAAGGGCATTTTTCTCTTCCGGATTTACCGCCAGCAACCGGTGGAACACGTAACGAAAGAACACCGGATGCTTGCCGTACTCCAAGCGCATCATTTCCCGTCGGCTTTTCCTGTTCCGGACAAAAACGGAAATACCTTACAGGTATTCGGGACGTTGCCGGTAGCTGTCTTTCCTTTTATCGCAGGAACCATTCCGCAGCTGAATGAACAAACCACAGCAGAGATTGCCCGGACACTGGCCCGGCTTCATACGATTCCGCCCGGCACTGTTCCGTTCAAAGAAAATGTACTCGCCGCAAAAGAAGTTGAAAAGCTAACCACTCGCTTCCCGCACCGGCATCCTTTTTTACAATCTGTCATCAACAATTTTCTCCGGCAATGGAAAGAAACGAAACCTTTTTTGCAGGAGAAATTACCCACCGGTCTGATTCATGGCGATCTGTTTCCTGACAACACCCTTTTTTCAGATAATCAACTTTTGGCCATTATTGATTTCGAAGAATACGGCATCGATTCGCTGTTGTTTGATGTGGCCATGACCATGAACGGATTTTGTTTTATGGACAACCAACCCCAATTACGGCTTCTAAAACATTTTTTAAAAGCTTACGAATCCCTGCGTCCCTTCACCGTGACAGAAAAAAAATTACTCTTTCCTTATTTGCGATACACAGCCCTGGCCATGGCTTCGTGGCACTTACGTTATCATTTGCTCCAAAGGCCTGATACAAAACAGGAAAAAAGAGTGTGGGAATTGTTGGAAAGAGCTGATCAGATTGAAAAATACGCCGACTATTTGTAA
- a CDS encoding ornithine cyclodeaminase family protein yields MRIITQNDLLKAAGPLDFLSAIEKAFLLQEEGDFFMPDRMHVTYNENVLLLMPAFRKQYFGTKLVSVFPGNRQKGKAVIQGSMLLNDGETGELLAMMDAATLTAFRTAAVGALGILYTTPKEADKLGLIGAGTQGFHQALFAAVVRNLKEIHFFDPYLPHPELFIRKLEKHLPEINIIAEKNAENVVKKTQVIITATTSEEPVIPETAEITGKHFIGIGSYKPTMREMPEKLFHHLQHLVIDTPHTRNESGDVYIPIKNDWIKESQILRLGQLINGTKQINVSETTFFKTAGMALFDLLAAQMVYEKAVEKNIGTPIEL; encoded by the coding sequence ATGCGCATCATTACCCAAAACGATTTACTCAAAGCGGCAGGGCCGTTGGATTTTTTGTCTGCCATAGAAAAAGCTTTCCTGTTGCAGGAAGAAGGTGACTTTTTCATGCCTGACCGCATGCATGTGACTTACAACGAAAATGTTTTGCTACTGATGCCGGCATTCCGGAAACAATATTTCGGAACCAAACTGGTTTCTGTTTTTCCGGGAAACCGGCAAAAAGGAAAAGCTGTAATACAAGGGAGCATGTTGCTGAATGACGGAGAAACCGGAGAGCTGCTGGCCATGATGGATGCTGCAACGCTCACCGCTTTCCGGACAGCGGCTGTCGGGGCTTTGGGCATTCTGTACACCACACCGAAAGAAGCCGATAAACTGGGATTAATCGGTGCCGGCACCCAGGGTTTTCATCAGGCACTTTTTGCCGCCGTTGTACGAAACCTGAAAGAAATTCATTTTTTTGATCCCTATCTTCCCCATCCGGAGCTTTTCATCCGGAAGCTGGAAAAGCATTTACCGGAAATAAATATCATCGCAGAAAAAAATGCGGAAAACGTGGTTAAAAAAACGCAGGTGATTATCACCGCTACCACATCCGAAGAACCCGTTATTCCCGAAACAGCCGAGATTACCGGAAAACACTTCATTGGTATCGGCTCTTACAAACCCACGATGCGCGAAATGCCCGAAAAGTTATTCCATCATCTTCAACACCTTGTCATTGACACCCCGCACACCCGGAACGAAAGCGGAGACGTGTATATCCCAATAAAAAACGACTGGATAAAAGAGTCGCAAATTTTACGGCTTGGACAGCTGATCAACGGCACAAAACAAATCAATGTATCGGAAACCACCTTTTTTAAAACGGCAGGCATGGCGCTTTTTGATTTGCTGGCAGCACAAATGGTGTACGAAAAAGCCGTGGAAAAAAATATCGGAACCCCTATCGAACTTTGA